One Phaseolus vulgaris cultivar G19833 chromosome 11, P. vulgaris v2.0, whole genome shotgun sequence genomic window carries:
- the LOC137820194 gene encoding scarecrow-like protein 14 isoform X1: MEHPNFFGEDEGIAHLTDSLAFPTMDPSSRDPSLEDNDFSETAKFISQILMEENVEHKPFYDSLTLQVTEKSFYDALAGNLLPSSNQHPLAFSPEAETTTTTTTASSSSSSNNSNNNFSDENSGELKLPSPDSVFKFNSRPLSQPSPSITANHGLQDLDFSIAKLLSQNIFNDVDSVSQFRRGLEEASKFLPPGPNLVTGLDSNGEQGFNKFGETSYGLRSGKNHKRDERYAIEEEEEEEEEGRSNKQSALSHADESDLSDAFDRVLLHEGNMCSEISSLPGGAVKVDEPDGGKSRSRKPGRNKETVDLRNLLLMCSQSVYANDNRTANELLKQIRQHSSPFGDASQRLAHYFANALEARLVGDGTVAQGTYSFLTSKRFSAAEFLKAYQVFLSASPFKKFTYFFANKMIMKAAAKAETIHIIDFGILYGFHWPILIKFLSNREGGPPKLRITGIEFPQPGFRPTERIEETGSRLANYCKRYNVPFEYNAIASRNWETIQVEALKIQSNELVAVNCHMRFENLLDESIEVNSPRNAVLQLIRKINPDIFTHSITNGSYNAPFFATRFREALFHYSAIYDMCDTVIPRENEWRLMIERELLGREAMNVIACEGSERLERPETYKQWQARNTRAGFKQLPLNKELMAKFRTKLKEWYHRDFVFDEDNNWMLQGWKGRILYASTCWVPA, encoded by the coding sequence ATGGAGCACCCAAACTTCTTTGGTGAAGACGAGGGCATAGCCCATCTCACAGACTCGCTTGCTTTTCCAACCATGGATCCTTCTTCCAGAGACCCTTCGCTGGAAGACAACGACTTCTCGGAAACTGCCAAGTTCATCAGCCAGATCCTCATGGAAGAGAACGTCGAACACAAGCCATTCTACGACTCACTCACCTTGCAAGTTACCGAGAAATCCTTCTACGACGCTCTCGCCGGTAACCTACTTCCTTCCTCCAATCAACACCCCCTTGCTTTCAGTCCCGAAGCTgaaaccaccaccaccaccaccaccgctAGCAGCAGTAGCAGCAGCAACAACAGTAACAACAATTTTTCAGATGAAAATTCTGGTGAGTTGAAGCTTCCTTCTCCagattctgtttttaagtttaaCTCCCGCCCGCTTTCTCAACCATCTCCTTCAATTACCGCCAATCATGGGCTCCAAGATTTGGACTTTTCTATTGCCAAACTCTTGTCACAGAATATTTTCAATGATGTTGACTCCGTTTCCCAGTTCAGGCGAGGCTTGGAGGAAGCTAGCAAGTTTCTTCCTCCGGGACCTAACCTCGTGACTGGTCTAGATTCAAATGGAGAACAGGGGTTCAATAAGTTTGGAGAGACTTCGTATGGGTTGAGGAGTGGGAAAAATCACAAGCGGGATGAGAGATACGctatagaagaagaagaagaagaagaagaagaagggagaAGTAACAAGCAGTCAGCACTTTCCCATGCCGATGAGAGTGACTTGTCAGATGCTTTTGATCGGGTGTTGCTTCATGAAGGAAACATGTGTAGCGAAATCAGTTCTTTGCCAGGTGGAGCAGTGAAGGTTGATGAACCAGATGGAGGGAAGAGCCGTTCAAGGAAACCAGGGAGGAACAAGGAAACAGTTGATTTGAGGAATCTTTTGTTGATGTGCTCACAATCTGTGTATGCCAATGACAACAGGACTGCCAATGAATTGCTAAAGCAGATTAGGCAACACTCTTCTCCCTTTGGGGATGCATCACAGAGGTTGGCTCATTACTTTGCCAATGCCCTTGAGGCACGCTTGGTTGGGGATGGTACTGTTGCACAAGGAACTTATTCTTTTCTGACCTCTAAgaggttctctgctgctgagtTTCTCAAGGCATACCAGGTTTTTCTTTCCGCCTCCCCTTTCAAGAAGTTTACATATTTCTTTGCGAATAAAATGATTATGAAAGCAGCTGCAAAGGCAGAAACCATCCATATTATTGATTTTGGCATCCTATATGGTTTCCACTGGCCAATTCTTATTAAGTTTTTATCAAATAGAGAGGGTGGTCCTCCCAAACTGAGGATCACAGGGATAGAGTTTCCCCAACCTGGCTTTCGCCCCACAGAAAGAATTGAGGAGACTGGTTCCCGTCTGGCTAACTACTGTAAGCGTTACAATGTTCCCTTTGAGTACAATGCCATAGCATCGAGGAATTGGGAAACAATTCAAGTTGAAGCCCTTAAAATTCAGAGCAATGAGCTAGTTGCTGTCAATTGTCATATGAGGTTTGAGAATTTACTGGATGAGTCTATTGAAGTGAACAGTCCTAGAAATGCAGTCTTGCAATTGATCAGGAAGATAAATCCAGATATTTTTACTCATTCCATCACTAATGGATCATATAATGCCCCCTTCTTTGCCACAAGGTTTAGGGAGGCTTTGTTTCATTATTCTGCTATTTATGATATGTGTGACACTGTCATACCTCGTGAAAACGAATGGAGGTTGATGATTGAGAGAGAGCTTCTGGGCCGGGAGGCTATGAATGTTATAGCATGCGAAGGTTCTGAGAGACTTGAGAGGCCCGAGACATACAAACAGTGGCAGGCTAGGAATACAAGGGCTGGTTTCAAGCAGCTCCCATTGAATAAGGAGTTGATGGCCAAATTTAGGACCAAGTTAAAGGAATGGTACCACAGAGATTTTGTCTTTGATGAAGATAACAATTGGATGCTTCAAGGTTGGAAGGGCCGCATTTTGTATGCTTCCACTTGTTGGGTGCCGGCATAA
- the LOC137820194 gene encoding scarecrow-like protein 14 isoform X2, whose translation MDPSSRDPSLEDNDFSETAKFISQILMEENVEHKPFYDSLTLQVTEKSFYDALAGNLLPSSNQHPLAFSPEAETTTTTTTASSSSSSNNSNNNFSDENSGELKLPSPDSVFKFNSRPLSQPSPSITANHGLQDLDFSIAKLLSQNIFNDVDSVSQFRRGLEEASKFLPPGPNLVTGLDSNGEQGFNKFGETSYGLRSGKNHKRDERYAIEEEEEEEEEGRSNKQSALSHADESDLSDAFDRVLLHEGNMCSEISSLPGGAVKVDEPDGGKSRSRKPGRNKETVDLRNLLLMCSQSVYANDNRTANELLKQIRQHSSPFGDASQRLAHYFANALEARLVGDGTVAQGTYSFLTSKRFSAAEFLKAYQVFLSASPFKKFTYFFANKMIMKAAAKAETIHIIDFGILYGFHWPILIKFLSNREGGPPKLRITGIEFPQPGFRPTERIEETGSRLANYCKRYNVPFEYNAIASRNWETIQVEALKIQSNELVAVNCHMRFENLLDESIEVNSPRNAVLQLIRKINPDIFTHSITNGSYNAPFFATRFREALFHYSAIYDMCDTVIPRENEWRLMIERELLGREAMNVIACEGSERLERPETYKQWQARNTRAGFKQLPLNKELMAKFRTKLKEWYHRDFVFDEDNNWMLQGWKGRILYASTCWVPA comes from the coding sequence ATGGATCCTTCTTCCAGAGACCCTTCGCTGGAAGACAACGACTTCTCGGAAACTGCCAAGTTCATCAGCCAGATCCTCATGGAAGAGAACGTCGAACACAAGCCATTCTACGACTCACTCACCTTGCAAGTTACCGAGAAATCCTTCTACGACGCTCTCGCCGGTAACCTACTTCCTTCCTCCAATCAACACCCCCTTGCTTTCAGTCCCGAAGCTgaaaccaccaccaccaccaccaccgctAGCAGCAGTAGCAGCAGCAACAACAGTAACAACAATTTTTCAGATGAAAATTCTGGTGAGTTGAAGCTTCCTTCTCCagattctgtttttaagtttaaCTCCCGCCCGCTTTCTCAACCATCTCCTTCAATTACCGCCAATCATGGGCTCCAAGATTTGGACTTTTCTATTGCCAAACTCTTGTCACAGAATATTTTCAATGATGTTGACTCCGTTTCCCAGTTCAGGCGAGGCTTGGAGGAAGCTAGCAAGTTTCTTCCTCCGGGACCTAACCTCGTGACTGGTCTAGATTCAAATGGAGAACAGGGGTTCAATAAGTTTGGAGAGACTTCGTATGGGTTGAGGAGTGGGAAAAATCACAAGCGGGATGAGAGATACGctatagaagaagaagaagaagaagaagaagaagggagaAGTAACAAGCAGTCAGCACTTTCCCATGCCGATGAGAGTGACTTGTCAGATGCTTTTGATCGGGTGTTGCTTCATGAAGGAAACATGTGTAGCGAAATCAGTTCTTTGCCAGGTGGAGCAGTGAAGGTTGATGAACCAGATGGAGGGAAGAGCCGTTCAAGGAAACCAGGGAGGAACAAGGAAACAGTTGATTTGAGGAATCTTTTGTTGATGTGCTCACAATCTGTGTATGCCAATGACAACAGGACTGCCAATGAATTGCTAAAGCAGATTAGGCAACACTCTTCTCCCTTTGGGGATGCATCACAGAGGTTGGCTCATTACTTTGCCAATGCCCTTGAGGCACGCTTGGTTGGGGATGGTACTGTTGCACAAGGAACTTATTCTTTTCTGACCTCTAAgaggttctctgctgctgagtTTCTCAAGGCATACCAGGTTTTTCTTTCCGCCTCCCCTTTCAAGAAGTTTACATATTTCTTTGCGAATAAAATGATTATGAAAGCAGCTGCAAAGGCAGAAACCATCCATATTATTGATTTTGGCATCCTATATGGTTTCCACTGGCCAATTCTTATTAAGTTTTTATCAAATAGAGAGGGTGGTCCTCCCAAACTGAGGATCACAGGGATAGAGTTTCCCCAACCTGGCTTTCGCCCCACAGAAAGAATTGAGGAGACTGGTTCCCGTCTGGCTAACTACTGTAAGCGTTACAATGTTCCCTTTGAGTACAATGCCATAGCATCGAGGAATTGGGAAACAATTCAAGTTGAAGCCCTTAAAATTCAGAGCAATGAGCTAGTTGCTGTCAATTGTCATATGAGGTTTGAGAATTTACTGGATGAGTCTATTGAAGTGAACAGTCCTAGAAATGCAGTCTTGCAATTGATCAGGAAGATAAATCCAGATATTTTTACTCATTCCATCACTAATGGATCATATAATGCCCCCTTCTTTGCCACAAGGTTTAGGGAGGCTTTGTTTCATTATTCTGCTATTTATGATATGTGTGACACTGTCATACCTCGTGAAAACGAATGGAGGTTGATGATTGAGAGAGAGCTTCTGGGCCGGGAGGCTATGAATGTTATAGCATGCGAAGGTTCTGAGAGACTTGAGAGGCCCGAGACATACAAACAGTGGCAGGCTAGGAATACAAGGGCTGGTTTCAAGCAGCTCCCATTGAATAAGGAGTTGATGGCCAAATTTAGGACCAAGTTAAAGGAATGGTACCACAGAGATTTTGTCTTTGATGAAGATAACAATTGGATGCTTCAAGGTTGGAAGGGCCGCATTTTGTATGCTTCCACTTGTTGGGTGCCGGCATAA
- the LOC137819322 gene encoding scarecrow-like protein 14: MDPRFKSNFINGFEPNQVPNTVVVEDQFLVPVNGMMRSFEFGFRDNPLVLPPDPNVAQNHVSFATDEESPLDEIDFSVTVLRYINQMLMEEDLEEKSCMFHDSLALQAAEKSFYEVIGETHPSSIKTYHDVDSPEDSSFSDYGSGGTATSTGNSIESHGNNVDLTDYKPSIPQTTFPTDFVFQASSIHSYMNTTRNFGVTDSGFLASSTAAGFLDPTLFSKSESVLQFERGVEEANKFLPKGNPLVIDLDNPSFRKVPPLQEETKVERDEIYAESRGRKNHEREDEEADLHDGRSNKQSAVYIDDSEISELLDKVLLGTRCRNDPAPLCICYADLSNGASLCAQKKLEETNKSGGGKSRVKKQGNKKEVVDLRTLLLLCAQAVSSDDRVSANELLKQIRQHTSPLGDGTQRLAHCFANALEARLAGTGTQIYTALSHKRTSAADMVKAYQMYISACPFKKLSIIFANHTILQLAMEVESLHIIDFGIRYGFQWPALIYRLSKRLGGPPKLRITGIELPQPGFRPAERVQQTGLRLARYCDRFKVPFEFNAIAQKWETIKIEDLKIKENELLAVNSMFRFQNLLDETIVLNSPRDAVLNLIRKANPTIFIHGTVNGSYNAPFFVPRFREALFHYSTLFDVLDTNVSREDPMRLMFEKEFFGRRVMNALACEGCERVERPEIYKQWQVRNMRAGFRQLPLDKHLINKLRYKLKDVYHSDFMLLEDANFMLQGWKGRVVYASSCWVPAQ, from the coding sequence ATGGATCCACGTTTCAAGTCCAATTTCATCAATGGTTTTGAACCTAACCAAGTGCCCAACACGGTTGTTGTAGAGGATCAGTTCCTTGTCCCTGTTAATGGGATGATGAGATCCTTTGAGTTTGGATTCAGGGATAACCCATTAGTTCTTCCACCTGATCCAAACGTTGCTCAGAACCATGTTTCCTTTGCCACCGATGAGGAGTCTCCATTGGATGAGATTGATTTTTCAGTTACTGTTCTACGCTACATAAACCAAATGCTCATGGAAGAGGACTTGGAGGAAAAGTCGTGTATGTTTCATGATTCCTTGGCTCTCCAAGCTGCTGAGAAATCATTCTATGAGGTCATTGGTGAGACACACCCTTCTTCAATAAAAACCTATCACGACGTGGACAGCCCTGAGGATAGTAGTTTCAGTGATTATGGCAGCGGTGGTACAGCCACTAGCACTGGTAACTCGATTGAGTCTCATGGCAATAACGTTGATCTTACTGACTATAAGCCTTCCATACCGCAAACCACTTTTCCCACTGACTTTGTTTTCCAGGCCAGTTCAATCCATTCTTATATGAACACCACAAGAAACTTCGGTGTTACCGATAGTGGATTCTTGGCAAGTTCCACTGCAGCTGGATTTTTGGATCCAACCTTGTTTAGCAAGAGTGAGTCTGTACTGCAATTTGAGAGGGGTGTGGAGGAAGCCAATAAGTTCCTACCTAAAGGGAATCCTTTGGTTATTGACTTGGATAACCCCTCTTTTAGGAAGGTTCCTCCTCTACAGGAGGAAACTAAGGTAGAGAGAGATGAAATTTATGCTGAGTCTAGGGGAAGGAAGAATCACGAGCGGGAAGATGAAGAAGCAGATTTGCATGATGGGAGAAGCAACAAGCAGTCTGCTGTGTACATTGATGACAGTGAGATATCAGAATTGCTTGATAAGGTTCTGCTGGGCACTAGATGCAGAAATGATCCAGCTCCTTTGTGTATTTGTTACGCAGACCTTTCTAATGGAGCATCCTTGTGTGCACAGAAGAAATTAGAAGAAACAAACAAGTCTGGTGGTGGGAAGAGCCGTGTTAAGAAACAGGGCAACAAAAAAGAAGTTGTGGATCTGAGGACATTGTTGCTTCTATGTGCACAAGCTGTTTCTTCTGATGATCGTGTATCTGCTAATGAATTACTTAAGCAGATAAGGCAACATACTTCTCCGCTGGGTGATGGGACTCAGAGACTGGCCCATTGCTTTGCAAATGCCCTTGAAGCACGCTTGGCTGGGACAGGCACTCAGATTTATACTGCTTTATCACACAAAAGAACCTCTGCAGCAGACATGGTGAAAGCTTACCAAATGTATATTTCGGCCTGTCCATTCAAGAAGCTATCAATAATTTTTGCAAACCATACAATTTTGCAGCTAGCCATGGAAGTCGAATCTCTTCATATTATAGACTTTGGCATCCGTTATGGCTTCCAGTGGCCAGCTCTTATATATCGTCTATCAAAACGACTTGGTGGGCCTCCCAAGCTGCGGATTACCGGGATAGAACTCCCACAACCTGGTTTCAGGCCAGCAGAGAGAGTCCAGCAGACGGGGCTTCGCCTAGCAAGATATTGTGATCGCTTTAAAGTTCCATTCGAGTTCAATGCAATTGCACAGAAATGGGAAACCATCAAAATTGAGGACTTGAAGATAAAGGAAAATGAACTTCTTGCAGTGAATTCTATGTTTAGATTTCAAAATCTACTTGATGAGACAATTGTGTTGAACAGTCCCCGGGATgctgttttaaatttaataagaaAGGCAAATCCCACTATCTTTATACATGGTACTGTCAATGGGAGCTACAATGCTCCATTCTTTGTACCACGGTTCCGGGAGGCCCTTTTCCATTATTCTACTTTGTTTGATGTGCTTGATACTAATGTCAGTCGTGAAGATCCAATGAGATTGATGTTTGAGAAAGAGTTCTTTGGGCGGCGGGTAATGAATGCTTTAGCTTGTGAGGGTTGTGAGAGGGTTGAGAGGCCCGAGATATACAAGCAATGGCAGGTTAGAAACATGAGAGCTGGATTTAGGCAACTTCCCTTGGATAAACATCTCATCAACAAATTAAGATACAAGTTGAAAGATGTGTACCACAGTGATTTCATGCTTCTTGAAGATGCCAACTTCATGCTGCAAGGTTGGAAGGGCCGAGTAGTTTATGCTTCCTCTTGTTGGGTACCTGCACAATGA